The Wolbachia endosymbiont of Ctenocephalides felis wCfeT genome includes a region encoding these proteins:
- a CDS encoding multidrug effflux MFS transporter codes for MLLPFLLILALIAKFIEIDISVPSFPDIVRYFNVSEGVIQLTIAYNFLGFCIGGLFLGPLSECYGRRRIMILGNTLLLIGAVGCVFAPTVFWLMVSRFIQGIGASASVVVFAVVADSYQGERAVRFIGIMNATLTVVMAIAPVLGSLINNAVGWRGNYASVAAICFVSWVLLLLALPETKKDFEVFSVKKMIGDYKSLLLSSRFVVLSMIPSFFSAAYMSFITCGPFLYMETFGLSSTSYALHQGAIVGFFSLISLFSGKILHKLGARWCVILGTAIIILGSFLLLIFSVTAPLSPHFTTLSVIIFGIGCAMCQAVIFNASISVFPEMKGTASSAVSFIRSFIMAIFIGLASYTYNGQAISVALLMLSAVTLELIFTVYLLFSKSGEEL; via the coding sequence ATGTTGTTACCTTTTTTGTTAATATTAGCTCTGATTGCTAAATTTATTGAAATTGACATTTCCGTACCCAGCTTTCCTGATATTGTACGCTACTTTAATGTATCAGAAGGGGTGATCCAACTAACTATAGCCTATAATTTTTTGGGTTTTTGTATAGGAGGATTGTTTCTTGGTCCGTTGTCGGAATGTTATGGCAGAAGAAGAATTATGATTTTAGGCAACACTTTACTACTGATTGGAGCTGTTGGCTGCGTCTTTGCCCCAACTGTCTTTTGGCTTATGGTTTCGCGTTTTATTCAAGGAATTGGTGCTAGCGCATCTGTGGTTGTATTTGCAGTGGTTGCAGACAGTTATCAAGGTGAAAGAGCAGTAAGGTTTATCGGTATAATGAATGCAACCTTAACTGTGGTTATGGCAATTGCACCAGTTTTAGGAAGTTTGATTAATAATGCTGTAGGATGGCGTGGCAACTATGCGAGTGTTGCAGCAATTTGTTTTGTTTCATGGGTTTTATTACTTTTAGCATTACCAGAAACAAAAAAAGACTTTGAAGTCTTTAGTGTAAAAAAAATGATAGGTGATTATAAAAGTTTACTGCTAAGTTCAAGATTCGTTGTACTCTCTATGATACCAAGCTTCTTTTCTGCTGCTTATATGTCATTCATTACTTGTGGACCATTTTTGTATATGGAAACTTTTGGTTTGTCTAGCACTAGTTATGCACTACATCAAGGTGCAATTGTTGGATTCTTTTCATTAATCAGCCTTTTTTCTGGTAAAATTTTACATAAACTTGGAGCAAGGTGGTGCGTGATTCTGGGGACAGCCATAATTATTCTTGGGTCTTTTTTGCTTTTAATATTCAGTGTAACTGCACCTCTTTCTCCTCACTTTACAACATTATCTGTAATTATTTTTGGTATTGGATGTGCAATGTGCCAAGCAGTGATTTTCAATGCATCTATCAGTGTTTTTCCAGAAATGAAAGGTACAGCCTCTTCTGCAGTTTCATTTATTAGATCGTTTATCATGGCTATTTTCATAGGTTTAGCAAGCTATACCTATAACGGTCAAGCAATTAGTGTAGCTCTCCTTATGTTGTCTGCAGTAACTCTAGAACTTATCTTCACTGTTTATTTATTGTTTTCAAAGTCTGGAGAGGAGCTGTAA